In the Bacteroidales bacterium genome, TAGTAGTTTACTATCTCACCCCCGCCAAAGATATTCACACCGGTGATATTCAGACTCCTGTCCGTATCGGAAACAACTATGGATTTGACCCGTTTATCTGAAAAACCGCCAAATACTGAAGTCACCTCCATTTTGACTTCCCAGCTTTCAGGGACTATCAGCTTGGTCCCTCCGAAGATGAGAACGACCTCCAGATAGTTTTTCCCCGGCGCCAGTTTAGCCCTGGTGAAATCGATTTTCGAACCCCCAAAAATATGGGTGATTTTACCTCCCTGGAATTGCTGGGAGTTGATTATCCGGTCCCCGCCTCCAAAGACAGCAACATCATCCAGCCAATCCTCACTGCTTGCTTTTCTCTTATGCCCGCCGAAGTAAGTGCCTCCGCTACCGTGTCTTCGACTGCTGAAGATTATCACCAGCCCGAGAATGATCAGCATGGAAGGCCAGAAGAGTGAACGCCAGTAATCGGGAACATGTATCACACGAGGAAAGAGGAAAAATGATCCAAT is a window encoding:
- a CDS encoding LiaF-related protein, translated to MENYSDWNKRKQGVGNSPENRSPGQFRRSGRAHLLLGIVLMFLGLFLIADLADIIPWRLRDFLFTWQALLIFLGLIFLSNKENKGTGIILIVIGSFFLFPRVIHVPDYWRSLFWPSMLIILGLVIIFSSRRHGSGGTYFGGHKRKASSEDWLDDVAVFGGGDRIINSQQFQGGKITHIFGGSKIDFTRAKLAPGKNYLEVVLIFGGTKLIVPESWEVKMEVTSVFGGFSDKRVKSIVVSDTDRSLNITGVNIFGGGEIVNYY